A region from the Musa acuminata AAA Group cultivar baxijiao chromosome BXJ1-10, Cavendish_Baxijiao_AAA, whole genome shotgun sequence genome encodes:
- the LOC135594883 gene encoding probable WRKY transcription factor 49: MEEVAEAETSWFDDFDYPQVEIMTELQEDTSSQFISSEVAESQSVAQQESIINKLISAAYSGPTISDIESALSLTFQSGDSSGRCSARPIVCSPDKGLGKMEHKYVFRIKTCGNGLDDDGYKWRKYGQKSIKNSPNPRSYYRCTNPRCNAKKQVERSMEDPELLIVTYEGLHLHYTYSHLLFTRPQDYSDTGLHVAKKLKCQSTAAEPARQSPPAIRQSQPAVDGTVVGPPSAGQFTVEDVLQHGLLDDVLQSSEGLLEDVVPLLVRKPCNSTTSSYDPCPSSPASSPSYSSLSWTTGSAFLDLDVLSTIM; this comes from the exons ATGGAGGAAGTTGCAGAAGCAGAGACCAGTTGGTTTGATGATTTCGATTACCCTCAAGTGGAGATCATGACGGAGCTGCAGGAGGATACGAGCTCCCAGTTCATCTCTTCCGAGGTTGCAGAGTCCCAGTCTGTTGCACAACAGGAATCGATCATCAACAAGCTCATCTCTGCAGCCTACTCAGGCCCAACCATCAGTGACATCGAAAGTGCACTGTCGCTCACCTTCCAGAGTGGTGACTCCAGTGGCCGGTGCAGTGCTCGACCCAT TGTTTGTTCACCGGACAAGGGCCTGGGCAAGATGGAGCACAAGTATGTGTTCAGAATCAAGACCTGCGGCAATGGGCTTGATGATGATGGCTACAAATGGAGGAAATACGGGCAGAAATCTATCAAGAACAGTCCCAATCCGAG GAGTTACTACAGATGCACCAACCCGAGATGCAATGCCAAGAAGCAAGTGGAAAGGTCCATGGAAGACCCAGAACTGCTCATCGTCACGTACGAGGGCCTTCACCTTCACTACACCTACTCCCATCTCCTCTTCACTCGGCCGCAGGATTACTCCGACACCGGTCTCCATGTAGCAAAGAAACTCAAATGCCAGTCCACTGCGGCGGAGCCTGCAAGACAGAGCCCACCGGCGATTCGGCAGTCGCAACCTGCGGTGGATGGGACAGTAGTAGGCCCACCTTCTGCAGGTCAATTTACTGTGGAGGATGTTCTGCAGCATGGACTACTGGACGATGTGTTGCAGAGCTCAGAAGGACTGCTGGAAGATGTTGTGCCCTTACTGGTGAGAAAGCCATGCAACTCCACCACCTCATCATATGACCCTTGTCCTTCGTCTCCGGCATCTTCTCCGTCCTACTCTTCCCTGTCATGGACCACCGGCTCGGCCTTCCTTGACCTGGATGTTCTTTCTACCATAATGTGA